A region of Candidatus Neomarinimicrobiota bacterium DNA encodes the following proteins:
- a CDS encoding gamma-glutamyl-gamma-aminobutyrate hydrolase family protein has protein sequence MDKKLLIGVNSNFEERKKAPWVTVPARYLDAVYENGGIPVVIPPFEDEYHLESYFSFLDGFLFVGGDDYDPGLYGGEVLPDMELAHPRRTKHDLLMMKQVLKQQKPLLAVCAGMQMMNIAAGGRLIPHLETGMRHTGEYYHQITIHEGSLLAGIFSETTLIVNSYHHQAVDPAYVGQGLDIIALAPDGIPEAISVRGRSFQLGVQWHPERIDNLQHRNLLFSTFIRAASSPDET, from the coding sequence ATGGATAAGAAACTGTTGATAGGTGTGAACAGTAATTTTGAAGAGAGAAAGAAAGCGCCCTGGGTGACAGTGCCCGCAAGATATCTTGATGCGGTATATGAAAATGGAGGGATTCCGGTAGTCATTCCGCCTTTTGAAGATGAGTACCACCTGGAATCCTATTTTTCCTTTTTGGATGGTTTTCTTTTTGTCGGGGGAGATGATTATGATCCGGGTTTGTACGGCGGTGAAGTGTTACCGGACATGGAACTGGCCCATCCCCGGCGGACGAAACATGATCTGTTGATGATGAAACAGGTTTTAAAACAGCAAAAACCTTTACTTGCTGTATGCGCCGGTATGCAAATGATGAATATTGCCGCCGGTGGCCGGCTGATTCCCCATCTTGAAACAGGAATGCGTCATACCGGTGAATATTATCATCAAATAACGATCCATGAAGGTTCACTTCTTGCCGGGATATTTTCTGAAACAACCCTGATTGTCAATTCTTACCATCACCAGGCGGTGGATCCGGCTTATGTGGGTCAGGGGCTGGATATCATTGCCCTGGCTCCAGACGGTATCCCTGAAGCCATCTCAGTTCGCGGACGGTCTTTCCAGCTGGGTGTTCAATGGCACCCTGAACGTATTGACAATTTACAACACCGGAATTTACTGTTTTCAACCTTCATCCGTGCTGCAAGCTCTCCAGACGAAACATAA
- the nifJ gene encoding pyruvate:ferredoxin (flavodoxin) oxidoreductase, which produces MSKFKKQTIDGNFAASHVAYAFSDVAAIYPITPSSNMGEYADAWASKGKKNLFDEVVDVVEMQSEAGASGAVHGSLSAGAFTTTFTASQGLMLMLPNMHKIAGEMLPTVFHVSARSLAAQSLSIFGDHSDVMSARNTGFALVSASSIQEIMDLGLVSHLATLEAKVPFLNFFDGFRNSHEIQKIEMIDYGTMGELLEGSAEYVEEFRKRALNPEIPMAKVGAQNPDVYFQGRETVNKYYLATPDIVQKYMDKVAEKIGRQYHLFDYFGDPGAEKVIVAMGSACDTIEETINKLNKNGEKLGLVKVRLYRPFAVEKFAEAIPDSVRKIAVLDRTKEPGSIGEPLYLDVVAALKERKEIEIIGGRYGLSSKEFTPSMVKAVYDHLDGKAFHGFTVGITDDVTGLSIPVKEHINTVPEGTISCKFWGLGSDGTVGANKNSIKIIGDNTDMYAQGYFQYDSKKSGGITRSHLRFGKEKIQSEYLVENADFIACHNQAFIGRYDILEGIKENGVFLLNSNWKDDEVFENLTEDMQKTIIEKNINLYNIDALKIAQDVGLGSRINTVMMAAFFIISKVLPREDAVKMIKKAIEKSYMKKGKDVVEMNWKAVDRADEALKQIKVPEKISKSAKVNDLVPKDSEGFTKNVIERIMREKGDEIPVSQMPYDGQIPTGTTALEKRGVAPRVPHWEAEKCIQCNQCSFVCPHAAIRAKLIDPADLENAPETFNVLDVKGKDSQYKYKIQVYIDDCVGCGVCINDCPTGALTFSPIENERKAGERVNVDFFNTLPNDVLGNNRENSVKGSQFKQPLFEFSGACAGCGETPYIKLVTQLFGDRMIIANATGCSSIYGGTFPTIPYTKNKDGYGPAWANSLFEDNAEYGFGMRLAVDANRKQLKNKVQKLLDAGVKGELGEALKIAVENWASVDQETKANARKIKELLPEYLKKAPAELKPIAQKVYELRNYFVDKSIWSFGGDGWAYDIGFGGLDHVLASGKNINILVLDTEVYSNTGGQASKASPLGAVARFAEAGKKTIKKDLGKMMMTYGYVYVAMVSMGANKNQLIKAVSEAEAYPGPSIIIAYAPCINHGIDMSQSQLEEKKAVETGYWLLYRYNPALKKQGKNPFILDSKEPKGNVLDFLEGEKRYSSLKQTFPENAEEYRKKFVEYAKQRYEEYRKMAE; this is translated from the coding sequence ATGAGCAAATTTAAAAAACAGACGATTGATGGAAATTTTGCCGCTTCTCATGTCGCGTATGCGTTCAGCGATGTGGCTGCCATATATCCCATTACACCTTCATCAAATATGGGTGAATATGCTGATGCATGGGCATCCAAAGGGAAAAAGAATCTTTTTGATGAAGTTGTGGATGTAGTGGAAATGCAAAGTGAAGCCGGTGCTTCCGGAGCAGTGCACGGTTCCTTGTCTGCCGGTGCATTTACAACAACCTTTACGGCTTCACAGGGACTCATGCTCATGTTGCCGAATATGCATAAAATAGCAGGGGAGATGCTTCCGACAGTATTTCATGTCAGTGCCCGCTCACTGGCAGCTCAGTCTCTCTCCATTTTCGGTGATCACTCTGATGTAATGTCTGCCCGGAATACAGGCTTTGCATTAGTGTCTGCATCTTCCATCCAGGAAATCATGGATCTCGGCCTTGTTTCCCATCTGGCAACCCTCGAAGCGAAAGTCCCCTTCCTTAATTTCTTTGACGGTTTTCGGAATTCCCATGAAATCCAGAAAATTGAAATGATTGATTACGGTACCATGGGAGAACTCCTGGAAGGCAGCGCGGAATATGTGGAAGAATTCAGAAAAAGAGCCCTGAATCCGGAAATCCCCATGGCTAAAGTGGGTGCCCAGAACCCGGATGTCTATTTCCAGGGCCGTGAAACCGTCAATAAATATTATCTGGCAACTCCGGATATCGTGCAGAAATATATGGATAAAGTGGCTGAGAAAATCGGTCGCCAATATCATCTCTTCGATTATTTCGGGGATCCCGGTGCGGAAAAGGTGATTGTGGCCATGGGCAGTGCCTGTGACACCATTGAAGAGACAATCAATAAATTGAATAAAAATGGCGAAAAACTGGGACTTGTAAAAGTTCGCCTGTATCGTCCCTTTGCTGTTGAAAAATTTGCAGAAGCAATTCCTGATTCTGTCAGAAAAATTGCCGTTTTAGACCGGACCAAAGAACCGGGTTCCATTGGTGAGCCTCTTTATCTGGATGTTGTGGCCGCTTTGAAAGAGCGGAAAGAGATAGAAATCATTGGTGGACGTTATGGACTTTCCAGTAAGGAATTTACACCGTCCATGGTGAAGGCAGTGTATGATCATCTTGACGGGAAAGCCTTTCATGGTTTCACCGTTGGAATTACAGATGATGTAACCGGCCTTTCCATTCCGGTTAAAGAACATATCAATACCGTCCCCGAAGGAACGATTTCCTGTAAATTCTGGGGACTTGGCTCAGACGGAACAGTCGGTGCCAACAAGAATTCCATCAAGATTATCGGTGACAATACGGATATGTATGCCCAGGGATATTTTCAGTACGATTCAAAAAAGTCCGGGGGAATTACCCGCAGTCACCTCCGTTTTGGAAAAGAAAAAATTCAATCCGAATATCTGGTTGAAAACGCTGATTTTATCGCCTGTCATAATCAAGCCTTTATCGGACGTTATGATATCCTCGAAGGAATTAAAGAAAACGGCGTCTTTCTTCTGAATTCCAACTGGAAAGATGATGAAGTTTTCGAAAATCTCACAGAAGATATGCAGAAAACTATTATCGAAAAAAATATCAATCTTTACAATATCGATGCATTGAAAATCGCTCAGGATGTTGGACTTGGATCCCGGATCAATACGGTGATGATGGCTGCCTTTTTCATTATTTCTAAGGTGCTTCCCCGGGAAGATGCCGTAAAAATGATCAAGAAAGCCATCGAAAAGTCCTACATGAAAAAAGGTAAAGATGTGGTTGAGATGAACTGGAAAGCTGTGGACAGAGCCGACGAGGCATTGAAACAGATTAAAGTTCCTGAAAAAATCTCAAAGAGTGCAAAAGTCAATGATCTGGTCCCCAAAGACTCCGAAGGCTTTACGAAAAACGTGATTGAGCGGATTATGCGGGAAAAGGGAGACGAGATTCCCGTGAGCCAGATGCCTTATGACGGACAAATTCCAACGGGTACCACAGCCCTTGAAAAACGGGGTGTTGCTCCCCGGGTTCCCCATTGGGAAGCTGAAAAATGTATTCAGTGCAACCAGTGCTCTTTCGTTTGTCCCCATGCAGCCATCCGGGCCAAACTTATCGATCCGGCTGATCTGGAAAATGCTCCGGAAACTTTCAATGTGCTGGATGTGAAAGGAAAAGACAGCCAATATAAATATAAAATCCAGGTGTATATTGACGACTGTGTGGGTTGTGGTGTTTGTATTAATGACTGTCCCACCGGTGCTCTGACATTTTCTCCCATCGAGAATGAACGTAAAGCAGGAGAACGGGTCAATGTGGATTTTTTCAATACATTGCCCAACGATGTCCTGGGTAACAATCGCGAAAATTCTGTTAAAGGAAGCCAGTTCAAACAGCCTTTGTTTGAATTCTCCGGTGCCTGTGCCGGCTGCGGTGAAACACCTTACATTAAACTGGTCACACAGCTTTTCGGCGATCGAATGATCATCGCCAATGCCACGGGATGTTCGTCCATTTACGGCGGGACTTTTCCCACGATTCCCTACACGAAAAACAAAGATGGATATGGTCCGGCATGGGCAAATTCACTCTTTGAAGACAATGCTGAATATGGTTTTGGAATGCGTCTGGCTGTGGATGCCAACCGGAAACAATTGAAAAATAAGGTTCAGAAACTTCTGGATGCCGGTGTAAAGGGCGAATTGGGTGAAGCCCTGAAAATCGCAGTGGAAAACTGGGCATCCGTGGATCAGGAAACAAAAGCCAATGCAAGGAAAATCAAAGAATTACTGCCGGAATACCTGAAAAAGGCCCCTGCTGAACTGAAACCTATTGCTCAGAAAGTCTACGAACTGAGAAATTATTTTGTGGACAAATCCATCTGGTCTTTTGGTGGTGACGGCTGGGCTTATGATATTGGATTCGGTGGCCTGGACCATGTCCTTGCCTCCGGAAAAAATATCAATATTCTTGTTTTGGATACGGAAGTCTATTCCAATACCGGCGGACAAGCGTCAAAGGCGTCCCCGCTTGGTGCCGTTGCCCGTTTTGCCGAAGCAGGCAAGAAAACCATTAAAAAAGATCTTGGTAAGATGATGATGACATACGGTTATGTCTATGTGGCCATGGTCTCTATGGGGGCTAATAAGAATCAGCTGATTAAGGCTGTTTCCGAAGCTGAAGCCTACCCCGGACCTTCCATCATTATCGCTTATGCTCCCTGCATCAATCATGGCATTGACATGAGCCAGAGCCAGCTGGAAGAGAAAAAAGCCGTTGAGACAGGATACTGGTTGCTCTATCGCTATAATCCGGCCCTGAAAAAGCAAGGCAAAAATCCCTTCATTCTTGATTCAAAAGAACCAAAAGGGAATGTTCTGGATTTCCTCGAAGGAGAAAAACGCTATTCTTCCCTGAAGCAAACTTTTCCTGAAAATGCAGAAGAATACAGGAAAAAGTTTGTGGAATATGCTAAACAGCGTTATGAAGAATACCGAAAAATGGCTGAATAA